A portion of the Rhodanobacter sp. AS-Z3 genome contains these proteins:
- a CDS encoding glutamate--cysteine ligase, with protein MSIPSAVKSTPIAGRQQLTDYLAAGEKPREAWRIGTEHEKFGFRTDDLRPPTFEGDRGIKVLLETLATRYGWDVAREGENPVALSREGASITLEPAGQLELSGAMLETVHQTCREVNSHLKDVRSVADELGLGFLGMGFQPKWRRDEMPWMPKGRYKIMREYMPKVGSLGLDMMTRTCTVQVNLDFSSEADMIKKFRTSLALQPIATALFADSPFTEGRPNGYLSYRSHIWTDTDKDRTGMLDFVFADGFGYERYVDYILDVPMYFSLQNGQYMDLAGQDFKKFMTGELAALPGTHATMKDFADHLTTAFPEVRLKQYLEMRGADGGPWNRLCALPAFWVGLLYDQEALDAAWDLVKDFTPVERHALRDGVPKHALKLPFRGGTVRDLAEEVLKIAAHGLKRRARLNKNGADESIFLEPMIEIVQANQTPAERKLELFHGAWNGSVDPVFREFAY; from the coding sequence GTGTCCATACCCAGTGCCGTGAAGAGCACCCCGATTGCCGGGCGTCAGCAGCTCACCGATTACCTTGCCGCCGGCGAGAAGCCACGCGAGGCGTGGCGCATCGGCACCGAGCACGAAAAGTTCGGCTTCCGTACCGACGACCTCCGCCCGCCCACCTTCGAAGGTGATCGCGGCATCAAGGTCTTGCTTGAAACACTCGCCACCCGCTACGGCTGGGATGTGGCGCGCGAGGGCGAGAACCCGGTCGCACTGTCACGCGAAGGCGCCTCGATCACGCTGGAGCCGGCCGGCCAACTTGAATTGTCCGGCGCGATGCTGGAGACGGTCCACCAGACCTGCCGCGAGGTGAACTCGCACTTGAAGGACGTGCGCTCCGTGGCCGACGAGCTGGGATTGGGCTTCCTCGGCATGGGTTTCCAGCCGAAGTGGCGTCGCGACGAAATGCCCTGGATGCCCAAGGGTCGCTACAAGATCATGCGCGAATACATGCCCAAGGTCGGCTCGCTCGGCCTGGACATGATGACGCGTACCTGCACCGTGCAAGTGAATCTGGACTTCTCGTCCGAAGCGGACATGATCAAGAAATTCCGCACCAGCCTCGCGCTGCAGCCGATCGCCACCGCGCTGTTTGCCGATTCACCGTTCACCGAAGGACGTCCAAACGGCTATCTGTCCTACCGCTCGCACATCTGGACCGATACCGACAAGGATCGCACCGGCATGCTCGATTTCGTCTTCGCCGACGGTTTCGGCTATGAGCGCTACGTCGACTACATCCTCGACGTGCCGATGTACTTCAGCCTGCAAAACGGCCAGTACATGGACCTCGCCGGACAGGACTTCAAGAAGTTCATGACCGGTGAACTGGCCGCGCTGCCCGGCACGCACGCCACCATGAAGGACTTCGCCGACCATCTCACCACCGCGTTCCCCGAAGTGCGCCTGAAGCAGTATCTGGAAATGCGTGGCGCCGATGGCGGCCCGTGGAACCGGCTATGCGCGTTGCCTGCGTTCTGGGTCGGCCTGCTGTACGACCAGGAAGCACTGGACGCCGCGTGGGATCTGGTCAAGGACTTCACTCCGGTCGAACGACATGCACTGCGCGACGGCGTACCGAAGCACGCACTGAAGCTGCCGTTCCGCGGCGGCACGGTGCGTGACCTGGCCGAAGAAGTACTGAAGATCGCCGCGCATGGCCTCAAACGACGCGCCCGCCTCAACAAGAACGGTGCCGACGAGAGCATCTTCCTGGAGCCGATGATCGAAATCGTGCAGGCCAACCAGACCCCCGCCGAACGCAAGCTGGAACTATTCCATGGTGCGTGGAACGGCAGCGTCGACCCGGTGTTCCGCGAATTTGCCTACTGA
- the rho gene encoding transcription termination factor Rho: MSDTDNKIPNDAKSADTKPASEGKPEPRARAPRRSAAAIAAANAEKAAGGEKPAAAPAPASSPAAAPARAPAPAPVQASLPVTTSEPSAPRAAQESRDNASPGGQPSQPAAANQGSQNQSPSAQNPAQPNGSTQGQNPNGGQGNANREGREGRGRRRRNERGERGDRPERNNERPNQQQGRPQNHPRPNPNGLPVDDDNADPGSNDRVINLTELKRMKAPQLLEFAESLGLHEGIARARKQDVIFNVLKAHARSGGGIWAEGVLEILQDGFGFMRSADESYLAGPDDIYVSPSQIRRFNLRTGDYITGRVRHPKEGERYFAMLRVETINGDPPEASKNKMLFENLTPLFPRKAFKLERGNGSSEDITGRILDLIAPIGKGQRGLIVSQPKSGKTMMLQNIAQAIQYNHPEAHLIMLLIDERPEEVTEIARTVRGEVISSTFDEPAVRHVQVAEMVIERAKRLVEHKKDVIILLDSITRLARAYNTVIPSSGKVLTGGVDANALQRPKRFFGAARNVEEGGSLTIIATALTETGSKMDEVIYEEFKGTGNMEVHLSRRISEKRVYPAIDINRSGTRREDLLIEPDMLAKIWILRKLLHPMDELTAMEFMLDKMKNTKSNDEFFNSMKR; the protein is encoded by the coding sequence GTGTCCGATACCGATAACAAAATTCCGAACGACGCCAAGAGCGCCGATACCAAGCCTGCTAGCGAAGGCAAGCCGGAGCCACGCGCACGTGCGCCTCGACGCAGCGCGGCGGCCATTGCCGCCGCGAATGCCGAGAAAGCCGCTGGTGGCGAGAAGCCCGCCGCAGCGCCGGCACCGGCGTCTTCGCCGGCGGCAGCACCGGCTCGAGCGCCAGCACCTGCTCCGGTTCAAGCGAGCCTGCCCGTGACGACCTCGGAGCCTTCGGCACCGCGTGCGGCACAGGAGTCGCGTGACAACGCGAGCCCGGGCGGCCAGCCAAGCCAGCCGGCGGCAGCGAATCAGGGTAGCCAGAACCAGAGCCCGTCTGCGCAGAATCCGGCGCAACCGAACGGCTCCACTCAGGGCCAGAACCCGAACGGCGGCCAAGGCAATGCCAACCGCGAGGGACGTGAAGGCCGTGGTCGGCGCCGGCGAAACGAGCGTGGCGAACGCGGCGACCGGCCCGAGCGCAATAACGAGCGCCCCAATCAGCAGCAGGGTCGCCCGCAAAATCATCCGCGGCCGAACCCGAACGGCCTGCCAGTGGACGACGACAACGCCGATCCGGGCAGCAACGACCGGGTGATCAACCTGACCGAGCTGAAGCGCATGAAAGCGCCGCAGCTGCTGGAGTTCGCCGAATCGCTGGGCTTGCACGAAGGCATCGCCCGCGCCCGCAAGCAGGACGTGATCTTCAACGTGCTCAAGGCGCATGCCCGCTCCGGCGGCGGCATCTGGGCCGAAGGCGTGCTGGAAATCCTGCAGGACGGCTTCGGCTTCATGCGTTCGGCGGACGAGTCCTACCTGGCCGGCCCGGACGACATCTACGTCAGCCCCAGCCAGATCCGCCGCTTCAACCTGCGCACCGGCGACTACATCACCGGCCGCGTGCGGCATCCGAAGGAAGGCGAGCGCTACTTCGCGATGCTTCGCGTGGAGACGATCAACGGCGATCCGCCGGAAGCGTCCAAGAACAAGATGCTGTTCGAAAACCTCACCCCGCTGTTCCCACGCAAGGCGTTCAAGCTGGAGCGTGGCAACGGATCGAGCGAGGACATCACCGGCCGCATCCTCGACCTGATCGCGCCGATCGGCAAGGGCCAGCGCGGGCTGATCGTGTCGCAGCCGAAGTCCGGCAAGACGATGATGCTGCAGAACATCGCCCAGGCCATCCAGTACAACCATCCCGAAGCGCATCTGATCATGCTGTTGATCGACGAGCGTCCGGAAGAAGTCACCGAAATTGCCCGTACCGTGCGCGGCGAAGTCATCTCCTCGACCTTCGACGAGCCGGCCGTGCGCCACGTGCAGGTCGCCGAAATGGTGATCGAGCGGGCCAAGCGCCTGGTCGAGCACAAGAAGGACGTGATCATCCTGCTTGACTCGATCACCCGCCTGGCGCGTGCCTACAACACCGTGATCCCCAGCTCCGGCAAGGTGCTCACCGGTGGTGTCGATGCGAACGCGCTGCAGCGGCCAAAGCGCTTCTTCGGCGCAGCACGTAACGTGGAAGAAGGCGGCAGCCTGACCATCATCGCCACCGCGCTGACCGAAACCGGCAGCAAGATGGACGAGGTGATCTACGAAGAGTTCAAGGGCACCGGCAACATGGAAGTGCACCTGAGTCGTCGCATCTCCGAGAAGCGCGTCTACCCGGCAATCGACATCAACCGCTCCGGTACCCGCCGCGAGGATCTGCTGATCGAGCCGGACATGCTGGCCAAGATCTGGATTCTGCGCAAACTGCTGCATCCGATGGATGAGCTGACCGCGATGGAATTCATGCTCGACAAGATGAAGAACACCAAGTCCAACGACGAGTTCTTCAATTCGATGAAGCGCTGA
- the trxA gene encoding thioredoxin TrxA, protein MSDLITHVNDDAFEEQVLKSETPVLLDFWAEWCGPCKAIAPMLDELAKQYEGKLRVVKVNIDQNQQTPRAYNVRGIPTLMVFKNGKVEATQIGAVSKGQLTQMIDKAL, encoded by the coding sequence GTGAGCGACCTGATTACCCATGTGAATGACGACGCCTTCGAAGAGCAGGTGCTCAAGTCCGAAACCCCCGTGCTGCTCGACTTCTGGGCGGAATGGTGCGGCCCGTGCAAGGCCATCGCGCCGATGCTGGACGAGCTGGCCAAGCAGTACGAAGGCAAGTTGCGCGTGGTCAAGGTGAATATCGATCAGAACCAGCAGACCCCCCGCGCCTATAACGTTCGCGGCATCCCGACCCTGATGGTGTTCAAGAACGGCAAGGTCGAAGCGACCCAGATCGGTGCCGTCAGCAAGGGCCAGCTGACCCAGATGATCGACAAGGCGCTCTGA
- a CDS encoding DEAD/DEAH box helicase: protein MSQTVLTDTFFANFDLHPLLQQGLDDSGFTRCTPIQEMTLPLALAGRDVAGQAQTGTGKTCAFLVALMNRLLTTPAVADRKDSDPRALIIAPTRELAIQIDKDARSIGQHTGLKTALIYGGVDYDKQRQQLKDGCDIIIATPGRMLDYHKQGVFNLGSVEVMVIDEADRMFDLGFIKDVRFIFRKLPPREQRQVLLFSATLSHRVLELAYEHMHEAEKLVVESDNVTADKVRQVVYFPAKEEKMPLLLNLIDQHKPTRSIIFVNTKAAAERITERVKRHGCRVGAISGDVPQLKRQKLLQRFQDGQLDILVATDVAARGLHIPAVSHVFNYDLPHDAEDYVHRIGRTARLGAEGDAISFACDLYAMSLPDIETYIGQSIPVAQMDAALLVMPKPRAVDAEFAANAAADSAAFGDVVPPRPGEKPRRGADPSRSGDRSRGPRSSTPRPPREHKPVVAEAAAVSEQPVAVAVHKTDAAPNADGSIAAEGPRKPRRRRGGRNRHREGAPADGVETNGQPAAATEGDRAPRGERRPPRERKTTQPTEPATHNRPSRQVTVTSGKSADHAQPKKPGLFRRLTKLFTGR from the coding sequence ATGTCACAAACCGTACTCACCGACACCTTCTTCGCCAACTTCGATCTTCATCCGCTGTTGCAGCAGGGCCTGGACGACAGCGGCTTCACCCGCTGCACGCCGATCCAGGAAATGACCCTGCCGCTGGCACTGGCCGGCCGCGACGTCGCCGGCCAGGCGCAGACCGGCACCGGCAAGACTTGCGCCTTTTTGGTTGCGTTGATGAACCGCCTGCTGACCACGCCGGCCGTGGCTGACCGCAAAGATAGCGACCCGCGCGCGCTGATCATCGCGCCGACCCGCGAGCTGGCGATCCAGATCGACAAGGACGCGCGCAGCATCGGCCAGCACACCGGCCTGAAGACCGCCCTGATCTATGGTGGCGTCGACTATGACAAGCAGCGCCAGCAATTGAAGGATGGCTGCGACATCATCATCGCCACGCCCGGCCGCATGCTGGATTACCACAAGCAGGGCGTGTTCAACCTCGGCAGTGTCGAGGTGATGGTGATCGACGAAGCCGACCGCATGTTCGACCTCGGCTTCATCAAGGACGTGCGCTTCATCTTCCGCAAGCTGCCGCCACGCGAACAGCGCCAGGTGCTGCTGTTCTCTGCCACGCTCAGCCATCGCGTGCTGGAGCTGGCCTACGAGCACATGCACGAGGCCGAGAAGCTGGTGGTGGAAAGCGACAACGTCACCGCCGACAAGGTGCGTCAGGTCGTCTACTTCCCGGCCAAGGAAGAAAAGATGCCGCTGCTGCTGAACCTGATCGATCAGCACAAGCCGACGCGCAGCATCATCTTCGTCAACACCAAGGCCGCCGCCGAGCGGATCACCGAGCGGGTCAAGCGCCACGGTTGCCGCGTTGGCGCGATTTCCGGTGATGTGCCGCAGTTGAAACGGCAGAAGCTGCTGCAGCGCTTCCAGGACGGTCAGCTCGACATCCTGGTGGCTACCGATGTGGCCGCCCGCGGGTTGCACATTCCGGCGGTCAGTCACGTTTTCAATTACGACTTGCCGCACGATGCCGAGGATTACGTGCATCGCATCGGGCGTACCGCGCGACTGGGTGCCGAAGGCGATGCGATCAGCTTCGCCTGCGACCTGTACGCCATGTCGCTGCCGGATATCGAAACCTATATCGGCCAGAGTATTCCCGTGGCCCAGATGGATGCGGCCCTGTTGGTGATGCCGAAGCCGCGTGCCGTGGATGCGGAATTTGCCGCCAATGCCGCTGCGGACAGTGCGGCGTTTGGTGACGTGGTGCCGCCGCGTCCGGGCGAAAAGCCGCGTCGCGGTGCCGACCCCAGCCGCAGCGGTGATCGCAGTCGCGGACCTCGCAGCAGCACGCCGCGTCCGCCACGCGAGCACAAGCCGGTGGTTGCCGAAGCCGCTGCTGTGAGCGAACAGCCGGTAGCGGTTGCCGTGCACAAGACCGACGCGGCACCGAATGCCGATGGCAGCATCGCGGCGGAAGGCCCGCGCAAACCGCGTCGTCGTCGTGGTGGGCGTAATCGCCACCGCGAGGGTGCGCCGGCCGATGGTGTCGAGACGAACGGTCAGCCGGCTGCAGCCACCGAAGGCGATCGTGCCCCGCGTGGCGAGCGTCGTCCGCCGCGCGAGCGCAAGACCACCCAGCCGACCGAGCCTGCCACCCACAATCGTCCTTCGCGTCAGGTTACGGTGACTTCGGGCAAGTCGGCTGACCATGCCCAGCCGAAGAAGCCGGGTCTGTTTCGTCGCCTGACCAAGCTGTTCACCGGCCGCTGA
- the ftsE gene encoding cell division ATP-binding protein FtsE codes for MIQFDQVSKRYEGGHEALSQLSFTVPTGEMAFITGHSGAGKSTLLKLLGLIERPSHGTISVDGKSLAKIRHSGVPKWRRHLGMVFQDHRLLLDRSVFANVELPLEIGGIAKPERARRVRAALEKVGLLAFERQLPATLSTGEQQRVGIARAIVARPSLLIADEPTGNLDPQLAMEIMGLFDEFQQLGTTVLIASHDLPLIKRMKKRVIVLDHGRLVADLSAQEVL; via the coding sequence GTGATCCAATTCGATCAGGTCAGCAAGCGCTACGAGGGCGGCCATGAGGCGCTCTCGCAGCTGTCGTTCACGGTGCCGACGGGCGAGATGGCCTTCATCACCGGGCATTCTGGTGCCGGCAAAAGCACCTTGCTGAAGTTGCTCGGGCTGATCGAGCGGCCTTCGCACGGCACCATCAGCGTGGATGGCAAGAGCCTGGCGAAGATCCGCCACAGCGGCGTACCCAAATGGCGGCGGCACCTGGGCATGGTGTTCCAGGATCACCGGCTGTTGCTTGATCGCAGCGTGTTCGCGAATGTGGAGTTGCCGCTGGAAATTGGCGGCATCGCCAAGCCGGAGCGCGCTCGACGGGTTCGTGCGGCGCTGGAAAAGGTCGGCCTGCTGGCCTTCGAGCGGCAGTTGCCTGCCACGCTTTCCACCGGTGAACAGCAGCGCGTCGGCATTGCCCGCGCGATTGTGGCGCGGCCCAGTCTGCTGATCGCCGACGAGCCGACCGGCAACCTCGACCCGCAACTGGCCATGGAAATCATGGGGCTGTTCGACGAATTCCAGCAGCTGGGCACTACCGTATTGATCGCCAGCCACGATCTGCCCTTGATCAAGCGCATGAAGAAGCGGGTGATCGTGCTGGACCACGGCAGGCTGGTGGCCGATCTGTCGGCACAGGAGGTGTTGTGA
- the ftsX gene encoding permease-like cell division protein FtsX: protein MSESSESLLAAEASSRNVHQRSNRFGNWQEHHRWSAGSSLRRLAARPLGSLLTIAVMGLALALPLAFYLLLGNVQQLGHALGQSQAISVFLQPGQSAPQAQMLAQQLGDRPELASVIVKTPQQGMDELAKMQGFSGALQALEENPLPYVLQLQPRDEASAQSLEQLVTDVRGMQGVDLVQDSGTWRQRLDALLGVGNRVVLVLAALLAVAALLVVGNTVRVDIASRSDEIGVLLVIGASGAFIRRPYLYSGIWYGLFSGVLAGCLAVLIELTLATPVAQLSQAYDGKLQIGGLPAGLLLAVPLIAATLGWLGARLVSAWQLRKAV, encoded by the coding sequence GTGAGCGAGTCGTCCGAATCCCTGCTGGCGGCAGAGGCGTCATCACGCAATGTCCATCAGCGCAGCAACCGCTTCGGCAACTGGCAGGAACACCATCGCTGGAGCGCCGGCTCCAGCTTGCGCCGGCTGGCGGCACGGCCGCTCGGCAGCCTGTTGACGATTGCCGTGATGGGGTTGGCGCTGGCCTTGCCGTTGGCGTTCTACCTGTTGCTCGGCAACGTGCAGCAACTGGGTCATGCACTGGGCCAGAGCCAGGCCATCAGCGTATTCCTGCAGCCCGGACAAAGTGCGCCGCAGGCACAGATGCTGGCGCAACAGTTGGGTGATCGTCCCGAGCTGGCTTCGGTGATCGTGAAGACACCGCAGCAGGGCATGGACGAACTGGCGAAAATGCAGGGCTTTTCCGGCGCCTTGCAGGCACTGGAAGAGAATCCCTTGCCTTACGTGTTGCAGTTGCAGCCACGTGACGAGGCTAGTGCCCAGTCGCTGGAACAGCTGGTGACCGATGTGCGCGGCATGCAGGGCGTCGATCTGGTGCAGGACAGTGGCACGTGGCGGCAGCGGCTGGATGCGCTGCTTGGCGTGGGCAACCGGGTGGTGCTGGTGCTGGCTGCCTTGCTGGCGGTGGCCGCCTTGCTGGTGGTTGGCAATACCGTAAGGGTCGACATTGCCAGTCGCAGCGACGAGATCGGCGTGTTGCTGGTGATCGGCGCCAGTGGCGCTTTCATCCGTCGTCCCTATCTCTATTCGGGCATCTGGTATGGGTTGTTCAGTGGTGTGCTGGCTGGTTGCCTGGCGGTACTGATCGAGTTGACGCTGGCCACGCCGGTGGCTCAGTTGAGCCAGGCCTATGATGGCAAACTGCAGATTGGCGGCTTGCCGGCAGGTTTGTTGCTGGCGGTGCCGCTGATCGCGGCCACGCTGGGTTGGCTGGGCGCGCGTCTGGTCAGCGCCTGGCAGTTGCGCAAGGCGGTCTAG
- a CDS encoding response regulator, whose translation MTTKISNRLLTDAPRVLVVDGSRVVRQLITRVLVAELPGVEVVGCGGGAEAQQVLEDGLFDFITIALRLPDMDGLELARFVRESSSQAYIPIVVVSGDVDDRLHRRSLGEHVTDYFDKGLGFQALAEFIRGYVSPQTSAEGTILYVEDSRVVALATRRMLEKIGLTVRHVVSVEDAIAMLEGDRALGWIGADVVLTDVSLKGELTGGDLLEHIRNEFGYGKGSLPVLVMTGDENPANQAALIKSGANDLVEKPVEETLLITKVLFQLRVARHLRQRAAEA comes from the coding sequence ATGACTACGAAGATCAGCAATCGTCTGCTTACCGACGCGCCGCGCGTGCTGGTAGTCGACGGTTCGCGCGTGGTGCGCCAGTTGATCACCCGCGTGCTCGTGGCCGAGCTGCCGGGGGTCGAGGTGGTGGGGTGTGGTGGTGGCGCCGAGGCACAGCAGGTGCTCGAAGACGGCCTGTTCGACTTCATCACCATCGCGTTGCGGCTGCCTGATATGGACGGGTTGGAGCTGGCCCGCTTTGTGCGCGAGTCGTCATCGCAGGCCTATATACCGATCGTGGTGGTTTCCGGCGATGTCGATGATCGCCTGCATCGTCGCTCGCTGGGCGAGCATGTCACCGACTATTTCGACAAGGGGTTGGGTTTCCAGGCACTGGCCGAATTCATCCGTGGCTATGTCAGCCCGCAAACCAGTGCCGAAGGCACCATTCTTTACGTGGAAGACAGCCGCGTGGTGGCACTGGCGACCAGGCGCATGCTCGAAAAAATCGGTTTGACGGTACGCCACGTAGTCAGCGTGGAAGATGCCATCGCGATGTTGGAAGGTGATCGCGCGCTGGGCTGGATTGGCGCGGATGTGGTGCTTACCGATGTCAGTTTGAAGGGCGAACTGACCGGTGGCGACCTGCTCGAACATATTCGCAACGAGTTCGGCTATGGCAAGGGTAGCCTGCCCGTACTGGTGATGACCGGTGACGAAAACCCCGCCAACCAGGCCGCGCTGATCAAGTCCGGTGCCAATGACCTGGTCGAGAAACCGGTCGAGGAAACGCTGCTGATCACCAAGGTCCTGTTCCAGTTGCGTGTGGCCAGGCATCTGCGGCAGCGCGCGGCCGAGGCATGA
- the ung gene encoding uracil-DNA glycosylase, whose protein sequence is MSEATVRLEPSWMARIGDYLQRPDMQALASFLRDEIRHGKHVYPPGPEIFSAFAHTPFDAVRVVILGQDPYHGAGQAHGLCFSVRPAMRVPPSLNNIFKEVERDLGLPRPDHGCLMPWADRGVLLLNSVLTVEEGRAGAHQGKGWEGFTDAAIDALNREREGLVFLLWGAHAQRKGQLIDRNRHCVLTSVHPSPLSAHRGFLGCGHFSETNRYLESCGLASIDWSLPPRSLLPAAVANAG, encoded by the coding sequence ATGAGCGAGGCGACGGTTCGGTTGGAACCCTCGTGGATGGCGCGTATCGGTGATTACCTGCAGCGCCCCGACATGCAGGCGCTGGCAAGCTTCCTGCGGGATGAAATCCGGCACGGCAAACATGTTTATCCGCCCGGACCGGAAATTTTCTCCGCGTTCGCGCATACGCCGTTCGATGCGGTACGGGTGGTGATTCTCGGCCAGGACCCGTATCACGGTGCCGGCCAGGCACACGGTCTGTGTTTCTCGGTGCGCCCCGCCATGCGGGTGCCGCCATCGCTGAACAATATTTTCAAGGAAGTGGAACGCGATCTGGGTTTGCCGCGTCCTGATCACGGCTGTCTCATGCCGTGGGCTGATCGCGGCGTGCTGCTGCTCAACAGCGTGTTGACGGTGGAGGAGGGTCGCGCCGGTGCCCACCAAGGCAAGGGCTGGGAAGGTTTTACCGATGCCGCGATCGATGCGCTCAACCGTGAACGCGAAGGCTTGGTGTTCCTGCTGTGGGGTGCTCACGCGCAGCGCAAAGGTCAGTTGATCGATCGCAACCGTCACTGCGTGCTGACCTCCGTGCATCCCTCGCCACTATCGGCGCATCGCGGCTTCCTCGGTTGCGGGCACTTTTCCGAAACCAACCGCTACCTGGAAAGCTGCGGTCTTGCGTCCATCGACTGGTCGTTGCCACCGCGCTCGCTGTTGCCGGCAGCCGTGGCAAACGCTGGCTGA
- a CDS encoding Fe2+-dependent dioxygenase, with protein MIICAPNVLTPDELNAIRSELRDASFIDGADTAGWSAREVKKNLQVAVDTESQNRLRDIVHAAFMRNALLQTSVLPVAMTQPLFNRYDVGMQYGRHVDAPVMGGMGSAVRTDVAITVFLSDPASYDGGDLVVDASGMEYGFKLDAGAAIAYPANSLHHVTPVTRGSRRAAIIWVQSQVRDAAQRELLWDLDNAKRQIFGREGKSATFDIVSKSHANLLRMWANI; from the coding sequence GTGATCATTTGTGCTCCCAATGTGCTGACCCCGGACGAGCTGAACGCGATCCGCAGCGAACTCCGTGACGCTTCCTTTATCGACGGGGCCGACACCGCCGGCTGGTCGGCGCGCGAGGTGAAAAAGAATCTGCAAGTTGCGGTCGACACCGAGAGTCAAAACCGCTTGCGGGATATCGTGCACGCCGCCTTCATGCGCAATGCCTTGTTGCAGACATCAGTCCTGCCGGTGGCAATGACCCAGCCGCTGTTCAACCGCTACGACGTCGGCATGCAATACGGCCGGCACGTTGATGCGCCGGTGATGGGCGGCATGGGCAGCGCGGTGCGCACCGATGTGGCGATCACGGTGTTCCTGTCCGACCCGGCGAGCTACGACGGCGGCGATCTGGTGGTCGATGCCAGTGGCATGGAATACGGCTTCAAGCTGGACGCTGGCGCAGCCATTGCCTATCCGGCGAATTCGCTGCACCACGTGACGCCAGTGACCCGCGGCTCCCGGCGTGCCGCCATCATCTGGGTACAGAGTCAGGTCCGCGATGCGGCGCAGCGCGAACTGCTATGGGATCTGGACAATGCCAAACGACAGATTTTCGGTCGCGAGGGCAAGAGCGCCACCTTCGACATCGTCAGCAAATCGCATGCGAACCTGTTGCGCATGTGGGCGAACATCTGA
- the thiD gene encoding bifunctional hydroxymethylpyrimidine kinase/phosphomethylpyrimidine kinase, whose amino-acid sequence MKRVLSIAGSDSCGGAGIQADLKTCAALGVDAATVVTAVTAQNTHGVRSIQRMSAAMVRAQMDAVFDGMSIDAVKLGMLASEQIVATVAAQLTRRRPAFVVLDPVLIATSGRRLLETRALRLMRQRLLPLSDCLTPNLAEAAALLGTPCARNEAEMIAQGHALLALGPAAVVMKGGHAALAEAVDLLITADDTHRFAAPWLSVKDLHGTGCILSAGIAANVAKGYLLADAVHRAKTHLRELLGSRRQAEGVSASD is encoded by the coding sequence ATGAAGCGGGTATTGTCGATCGCCGGCTCCGATTCCTGCGGTGGTGCCGGCATCCAGGCTGACTTGAAAACATGCGCCGCGCTGGGCGTGGACGCCGCCACCGTGGTGACGGCAGTGACGGCCCAGAACACGCATGGTGTCCGCTCAATCCAGCGAATGTCGGCGGCGATGGTACGGGCGCAAATGGATGCCGTCTTCGATGGCATGAGCATCGATGCGGTCAAGCTTGGCATGCTCGCCAGCGAGCAGATCGTTGCCACCGTGGCCGCACAGTTGACTCGCCGACGGCCGGCATTCGTGGTGCTCGATCCGGTGCTGATCGCCACGTCGGGCCGCCGCTTGCTGGAGACGCGCGCACTGCGGCTCATGCGTCAGCGCCTGCTGCCGCTGAGTGATTGCCTCACACCCAATCTCGCCGAGGCCGCTGCACTGCTGGGCACGCCATGCGCACGCAACGAAGCGGAAATGATCGCGCAAGGGCACGCCCTGCTCGCGCTTGGGCCAGCAGCGGTGGTCATGAAAGGTGGTCACGCCGCACTGGCCGAAGCGGTCGATCTACTGATCACCGCCGACGACACACACCGCTTCGCAGCACCGTGGTTGTCGGTCAAGGACCTGCACGGCACCGGCTGCATTCTTTCGGCCGGTATCGCCGCAAACGTCGCCAAAGGTTACCTGCTGGCAGACGCCGTTCATCGCGCCAAAACCCATCTGCGGGAGCTGCTCGGCAGTCGGCGGCAGGCAGAAGGCGTATCGGCAAGTGATTGA